A genomic stretch from Pontivivens ytuae includes:
- a CDS encoding hydantoinase/oxoprolinase family protein: MSRMIGVDVGGTFTDVFVLDEATGKAAVAKVPTTRPDQSGGFLDGISRQVDDLSTVDVVVHGTTAGTNALLERKGARIGVITTEGLRDVLEMRRRDRPRTWGLRGDFEPVVPRDLRLEVPERTLADGTIRTHVDLDRVREAAAALLNKGCTAVAILFANAYANRENEARAVEAVRAIWPNPHVSCSSEILPEIREFERFSTTALNAYLQPEVSGYIHRLDGALKSGGSRGEFLIVQSNGGVMGTDTACRLPVRTALSGPAAGVIAAGHIARTAGFHNVITGDMGGTSFDVALIAEGQSQLAPQTSIDFGMVVRTPMIEITTIGAGGGSIAWVDKGGLLNIGPESAGSTPGPVAYGQGNTRPTVTDANVVLGRIDPENPIGGKLDRLDVAGAAAAIDAHVGEVLGLSTTKAAEAILTVANSRMAGAIRLVSIERGFDPKRFAFMPFGGGGALHTGAMLKEVGIGRAIVPRYPGVTSAMGCVIADMRQDFVQTVNSLTAGLDTCTLGQVMQRHVDEGLALLDAAKSSFEARDTVFELDMAYVGQTHTVSVPIPVSVVEGTVSAPSVAEIEDAFDTAYTATYGRLLKDGTRRVMNLRSAVIGRRPKFDLTTLAPQGGRVEDALTGTRRVHFGDAWHETSIYDRLALPVGAEIKGPAILVQPDTTVLIDPGLTGSVDACGNTIITPDPAHDSGGLT; encoded by the coding sequence ATGAGCCGCATGATCGGCGTCGACGTGGGCGGCACCTTCACCGACGTCTTCGTGCTGGATGAGGCGACGGGCAAGGCCGCGGTAGCCAAGGTGCCGACGACGCGGCCCGACCAGTCGGGCGGGTTCCTCGACGGGATCTCCCGCCAGGTCGACGACCTCTCCACCGTCGATGTCGTGGTGCACGGCACGACCGCCGGGACCAACGCGCTGCTGGAGCGCAAGGGCGCCCGGATCGGGGTGATCACGACCGAGGGCCTGCGCGACGTCCTCGAAATGCGCCGCCGCGACCGGCCGCGGACCTGGGGCCTCCGCGGCGATTTCGAGCCCGTCGTCCCGCGCGACCTGCGCCTCGAAGTGCCCGAGCGCACGCTGGCCGACGGCACGATCCGGACGCACGTCGATCTCGACCGCGTACGTGAGGCGGCCGCCGCGCTGCTGAATAAGGGGTGCACCGCCGTCGCGATCCTCTTCGCCAACGCCTATGCGAACCGGGAGAACGAGGCTCGCGCCGTCGAGGCCGTGCGCGCCATCTGGCCGAACCCGCATGTGAGCTGCTCCTCCGAGATCCTGCCCGAGATCCGCGAGTTCGAGCGCTTTTCCACCACCGCGCTCAACGCCTACCTGCAGCCCGAGGTGTCGGGCTACATCCACCGGCTCGACGGCGCGCTGAAGAGCGGCGGGAGCCGTGGCGAATTCCTGATTGTCCAATCGAACGGCGGTGTCATGGGGACGGACACTGCCTGCCGGCTGCCAGTGCGCACGGCCCTCTCGGGCCCGGCAGCCGGCGTCATTGCAGCGGGTCACATCGCGCGAACGGCGGGGTTCCACAACGTGATCACCGGCGACATGGGCGGCACCAGTTTCGATGTCGCCCTGATCGCGGAGGGCCAGTCGCAACTCGCCCCGCAGACCTCGATCGACTTCGGCATGGTCGTGCGCACGCCGATGATCGAGATCACGACGATCGGGGCAGGCGGCGGCTCCATTGCCTGGGTCGATAAGGGCGGACTACTGAACATCGGCCCCGAAAGCGCGGGCTCCACCCCCGGCCCCGTCGCCTACGGGCAGGGCAACACCCGGCCGACAGTGACCGATGCCAACGTGGTGCTGGGCCGGATCGACCCCGAGAACCCGATCGGCGGCAAGCTCGATCGCCTCGACGTAGCAGGTGCTGCCGCGGCCATCGACGCGCATGTCGGCGAGGTCCTCGGCCTGTCGACGACCAAAGCGGCCGAGGCAATTCTGACGGTCGCGAATTCCCGCATGGCCGGCGCCATCCGGCTGGTCTCCATCGAGCGCGGCTTCGATCCCAAGCGCTTCGCCTTCATGCCCTTCGGCGGCGGCGGTGCGCTGCACACCGGCGCGATGCTGAAGGAGGTCGGGATCGGCCGCGCGATCGTGCCGCGCTATCCCGGCGTGACCTCGGCCATGGGGTGCGTCATCGCCGATATGCGCCAGGACTTCGTGCAGACCGTCAACAGCCTGACCGCCGGGCTCGACACATGCACGCTGGGGCAGGTCATGCAGCGCCATGTCGACGAGGGCCTCGCGCTGCTCGACGCCGCGAAATCCAGCTTCGAGGCGCGCGACACGGTCTTCGAACTCGACATGGCCTATGTCGGGCAGACCCACACCGTCTCCGTCCCGATCCCGGTTTCGGTGGTCGAGGGCACGGTCTCGGCCCCCAGCGTGGCGGAGATCGAGGACGCCTTCGACACCGCCTACACCGCAACCTATGGCCGCCTGCTGAAGGACGGCACCCGGCGGGTGATGAACCTGCGCAGCGCCGTGATCGGGCGGCGGCCGAAGTTCGACCTGACGACGCTCGCACCGCAGGGCGGGCGGGTCGAGGACGCGCTCACCGGCACGCGCCGCGTGCATTTCGGCGACGCCTGGCACGAGACGTCGATCTACGACCGCCTGGCCTTGCCAGTCGGGGCCGAGATCAAGGGGCCGGCCATCCTCGTCCAGCCGGACACGACCGTCCTGATCGACCCCGGCCTGACCGGCTCGGTCGACGCCTGCGGCAACACGATCATCACGCCGGATCCGGCGCATGACAGCGGGGGACTGACATGA
- a CDS encoding isochorismatase family cysteine hydrolase, whose translation MSDTIDPKRTALLTIDLQNDFLHPEGAYGRAGQTSEAISALPARIKPVAEALRAKGGTYVSAQFTLVPGPGGEPLIAPHLKKLRPFLGKGDFAPGAFGHALVDELAPADYTIEKVAYSALYQTRLEYILRALDIDTLIIGGIVTNGGVASTVRDAHLRNIHTVLLSDGCAAFRQEVHDATLVSLASVTQVTTCAEMVEALS comes from the coding sequence ATGAGCGACACGATCGACCCGAAACGCACCGCGCTGCTCACTATCGATCTGCAGAACGACTTCCTGCACCCCGAGGGCGCCTACGGCCGGGCCGGGCAGACCTCCGAGGCGATCTCCGCGCTTCCGGCCCGGATCAAACCCGTCGCGGAGGCCCTTCGCGCGAAGGGCGGGACCTATGTGAGCGCGCAGTTCACGCTCGTCCCGGGGCCGGGCGGCGAGCCGCTGATCGCGCCGCACCTCAAGAAGCTGAGGCCATTTCTCGGCAAGGGCGACTTCGCTCCCGGCGCCTTCGGCCATGCCCTCGTCGATGAGCTCGCCCCGGCGGACTACACGATCGAGAAGGTCGCCTATTCCGCGCTCTACCAGACGCGGCTGGAATACATCTTGCGCGCCCTCGACATCGATACCCTGATCATCGGTGGCATCGTCACGAATGGCGGTGTGGCGAGCACCGTGCGGGACGCGCATCTGCGCAACATCCACACGGTGCTCCTGTCCGACGGCTGCGCGGCCTTCCGGCAGGAGGTGCATGACGCGACGCTGGTCTCGCTCGCCTCGGTCACGCAAGTCACGACCTGTGCGGAGATGGTGGAGGCGCTGTCATGA
- a CDS encoding isocitrate lyase/PEP mutase family protein — protein MTLRRRLGQDDILIAPGVFDGLTAALAEQAGFEALYLSGAAVAYTRLGRPDIGLTSVSEMTDTLALIRDRVDLPIIIDADTGFGNALNAQRTMRLYERAGANALQVEDQTYPKRCGHLSDKSLIPAGEMVGKIAAMADARATDDTLIIARTDAVAVEGFEQALGRAEAYVAAGADVLFIEALRSEEELRVAAAQFRGRIPLLANMVEGGATPIQSAPDLEALGFSIVIFPGGIVRAMARTAEAYYGSLRANGSNRPFADRMFDFDGLNARIGTAEMLALGECYEDDSRG, from the coding sequence ATGACCCTTCGACGCCGCCTCGGCCAAGACGACATCCTGATCGCACCGGGCGTGTTCGACGGCCTGACCGCCGCATTGGCCGAACAGGCGGGGTTCGAGGCGCTCTACCTTTCCGGCGCGGCCGTCGCCTACACCCGGCTTGGCCGCCCCGATATCGGCCTGACATCGGTGTCGGAGATGACGGACACGCTGGCCCTCATCCGCGACCGCGTCGACCTGCCGATCATCATCGACGCCGACACCGGTTTCGGGAACGCGCTGAACGCGCAACGCACCATGCGCCTCTACGAGCGGGCAGGGGCCAATGCGCTGCAGGTCGAGGACCAGACCTATCCGAAGCGCTGCGGCCACCTGTCCGACAAATCCCTGATCCCCGCGGGCGAGATGGTCGGCAAGATCGCGGCCATGGCCGATGCGCGCGCCACCGACGACACGCTCATCATCGCGCGCACCGACGCCGTCGCGGTCGAGGGCTTCGAGCAGGCTCTCGGGCGCGCCGAAGCCTATGTCGCCGCCGGCGCCGACGTCCTTTTCATCGAGGCGCTGCGGTCGGAGGAGGAGCTCCGCGTCGCCGCCGCGCAGTTCCGCGGCCGCATCCCGCTTCTGGCCAACATGGTCGAGGGCGGGGCCACGCCGATCCAGAGCGCACCGGATCTGGAGGCGCTGGGCTTCTCCATCGTGATCTTCCCCGGCGGCATCGTGCGCGCCATGGCCCGCACGGCGGAGGCCTATTATGGCAGCCTGCGCGCGAATGGCAGCAACCGTCCGTTCGCCGACCGGATGTTCGATTTCGACGGCCTGAACGCGCGCATCGGTACGGCGGAGATGCTCGCGCTCGGCGAATGCTACGAAGACGACAGCAGGGGTTGA
- a CDS encoding FAD-dependent oxidoreductase has product MAVLPTPPEGFEIHVPVLVIGAGACGLTAALSIVDAGGEVLVIEADAVPAGSTALSAGLIPAAGTRFQRAAGIEDSPDLFAADIQAKAKGENPQPLVDLLAREAGATVEWLADRFALPFSVVDDFDYPGHARRRMHGLPTRSGRELVDRLRHACEAASVDIICNRRATTLFVDGDRTTGVEMDGPEGPERVGCAALILACNGYGGNRAMVARHMPEIENALWFGHDGNRGDAVCWGDALGAESLHLGAYQGHGNVAHPQGILITWAVITGGGIQVNLRSERFWDESQGYSEAARAVLAQPEGVAWTIFDTRIASVARQFQDFKDAEAMGAIREAATVPELAEVTGLPEDALASSLASVAVGQTDVFGRHYDGPPLAPPYCAVKVTGALFHTQGGLNITTDARVRRRDGTPFPNLFAAGGAAVGVSGTGDSGYLSGNGLLSAIVLGHVAGRVATANT; this is encoded by the coding sequence GTGGCCGTCCTGCCCACGCCGCCCGAGGGCTTCGAGATCCATGTCCCGGTGCTGGTCATCGGGGCCGGCGCCTGCGGCCTGACGGCGGCCCTCTCGATCGTCGATGCGGGCGGCGAGGTGCTCGTGATCGAGGCTGACGCCGTTCCGGCCGGATCAACGGCCCTCTCGGCCGGTCTGATCCCGGCCGCCGGCACCCGCTTTCAGCGCGCGGCGGGGATCGAGGACAGCCCAGACCTCTTCGCCGCCGACATCCAGGCCAAGGCGAAGGGAGAGAACCCTCAGCCGCTGGTCGATCTCCTCGCACGCGAAGCCGGCGCGACCGTCGAGTGGCTGGCCGACCGCTTCGCGCTGCCCTTCTCGGTCGTCGACGATTTCGACTATCCGGGCCACGCGCGGAGGCGGATGCACGGCCTTCCGACCCGCTCGGGCCGGGAGCTCGTCGACCGTCTCCGACATGCCTGCGAGGCCGCGTCGGTCGACATCATCTGCAACCGCCGCGCGACGACGCTGTTCGTGGACGGCGACCGAACCACGGGGGTGGAGATGGACGGCCCGGAGGGGCCGGAGCGTGTGGGCTGCGCGGCGCTGATCCTCGCCTGCAACGGCTACGGCGGGAACCGCGCGATGGTCGCACGCCACATGCCGGAGATCGAGAACGCCCTCTGGTTCGGTCACGACGGCAACCGCGGTGACGCCGTGTGCTGGGGCGATGCGCTGGGCGCCGAGAGCCTGCATCTGGGCGCCTATCAGGGCCACGGCAACGTCGCGCACCCGCAGGGCATCCTGATCACCTGGGCCGTCATCACCGGCGGCGGCATCCAAGTGAACCTGCGCAGCGAGCGGTTCTGGGACGAAAGCCAGGGCTATTCCGAAGCGGCCCGCGCGGTTCTCGCCCAGCCCGAGGGCGTCGCCTGGACGATCTTCGACACCCGCATCGCGTCCGTCGCGCGGCAGTTCCAGGATTTCAAGGATGCCGAGGCCATGGGCGCGATCCGCGAGGCCGCCACGGTGCCGGAACTTGCCGAGGTCACGGGTCTACCCGAGGACGCGTTGGCTAGCAGTCTCGCATCCGTCGCCGTCGGCCAGACCGACGTCTTCGGGCGCCACTACGACGGCCCGCCGCTTGCGCCTCCATACTGCGCGGTGAAGGTCACCGGGGCGCTCTTCCACACGCAGGGCGGGCTCAACATCACTACGGACGCGCGGGTTCGGCGCCGCGACGGCACTCCCTTTCCCAACCTCTTCGCCGCAGGCGGTGCTGCGGTTGGCGTCTCGGGCACGGGCGACAGCGGATACCTGTCGGGAAACGGCCTGCTCTCCGCGATCGTGCTTGGCCACGTCGCCGGGCGAGTTGCAACTGCTAACACATGA
- a CDS encoding IS3 family transposase (programmed frameshift): MARKRHSDEDILKLLREIELKLTAGDDVATACRGVGISDATYYNWRKRFGGMGRSQLSEMKSLEKENARLKKIVAELELDKLILKESEPPKAQGLTTEELRQAVLHTRQKLATSERRTCRVIGLARSSLQYQPTQRDDDALRLALIRLAKQYGRYGYRKITELLHMEGWRVNHKKVERLWREEGLQLPQRHKKRKRLYHKGSSIIRLRPTHPNHVWAIDFVHDKLSNGRSYKMLTVLDEFTRQALAVVVRTKMGADEVLEALYPLLLRHGSPEYIRSDNGPEFAAEAMQGWLRRVGIKPIRIYPGSPWENGYNERFNGTLRREVLNAEWFTTTKQAQIVINHWLRQYNHTRPHQALNMRPPVPETILEKPLISGPDTGG, encoded by the exons ATGGCGAGGAAGCGACATTCAGACGAAGACATCTTGAAGCTGCTGCGTGAGATCGAGCTGAAGCTGACGGCGGGCGATGACGTGGCCACTGCATGCCGCGGCGTCGGGATCAGCGACGCGACATACTACAACTGGCGGAAACGGTTTGGCGGGATGGGCCGGTCGCAGCTGTCGGAGATGAAGAGTTTGGAGAAAGAGAACGCCCGACTGAAGAAGATCGTCGCCGAGCTCGAACTGGACAAGCTCATACTCAAGGAAAGC GAACCACCTAAAGCCCAGGGCCTGACCACAGAGGAGCTTCGTCAGGCCGTCCTTCACACACGCCAGAAGCTTGCCACGTCTGAGCGGCGGACCTGCCGGGTGATTGGCCTGGCGCGGAGCTCCCTGCAATATCAGCCAACACAGAGAGACGATGATGCGCTACGGTTGGCTCTGATCCGGTTGGCGAAGCAGTACGGGCGATATGGCTACCGCAAGATCACGGAGCTGCTTCACATGGAAGGCTGGCGGGTCAATCACAAGAAGGTCGAGCGGCTCTGGCGTGAGGAAGGATTGCAGCTTCCGCAGCGGCACAAAAAGCGCAAGCGGCTCTACCACAAGGGCAGCTCGATCATCCGGCTTCGGCCCACGCACCCGAACCATGTTTGGGCAATAGACTTCGTGCATGACAAGCTCAGCAATGGGCGCAGTTACAAGATGCTGACGGTTCTCGACGAGTTCACGCGGCAGGCCTTGGCTGTTGTGGTCCGCACCAAGATGGGTGCCGACGAAGTTCTCGAAGCACTCTATCCGCTCCTGCTGCGCCACGGTTCCCCGGAGTATATCCGGTCCGATAACGGACCCGAGTTCGCAGCAGAGGCGATGCAGGGCTGGCTTCGGCGTGTTGGGATCAAGCCCATCCGCATCTACCCAGGATCACCCTGGGAGAACGGATACAACGAGCGCTTCAATGGGACATTACGGCGAGAGGTTCTCAATGCGGAGTGGTTCACGACGACCAAGCAAGCTCAGATCGTCATCAATCACTGGCTCAGGCAGTACAATCACACCCGACCGCATCAGGCACTCAACATGCGCCCACCCGTTCCTGAAACAATATTAGAGAAACCCCTGATCAGTGGCCCAGACACAGGGGGCTAG